From a single Mycolicibacterium mengxianglii genomic region:
- the mptB gene encoding polyprenol phosphomannose-dependent alpha 1,6 mannosyltransferase MptB, with the protein MAARRRSLSSSIAQLHGDERPIGSPLNDAEVVSMRRTRLFGATGTVLMAIGALGAGARPVVQDPTFGVRLLNLPSRIQTVSLTMTTTGAVMMALAWLMLGRFTLGRRRMSRGQLDRTLVLWMLPLLVAPPMYSKDIYSYLAQSQIARNGEDPYSVGPAPGLGLDHVFTLSVPSLWRDTPAPYGPLFLWIGEGISALTGENIVWAVLCHRLVVLVGVGLIVWATPRLARRCGVAEVSALWLGATNPLLFMHLAAGIHNEALMLGLMLAGTECALRGVEGSHRLIPRPLHWPRGAPEWAAWSPLAMLITGAVLITMSSQVKLPSLLALGFVAMALACRWGGTVKAFLLASCSLGAVSLAVMAVIGWASGLGFGWLFTLGTANVVRSWMSPPTLLALGTGQVGILLGLGDHTTAVLGLTRGIGVLIIAVLVSWLLLSVLRGRLHPVGGLGVALGATVLLFPVVQPWYLLWAIIPLAAWATRPGFRSAAIAVTLIVGIFGPTANGDRFALFQIIDATLASTVIVLILIALTYRRLPWRPLPPADSDPPAATGADPTPAPRDVPTPPAPPRVIPDAYAESP; encoded by the coding sequence ATGGCCGCACGTCGACGCTCCTTGAGTTCGTCGATTGCCCAGCTCCACGGTGACGAGCGTCCGATCGGGTCACCGCTCAACGATGCCGAAGTGGTGTCGATGCGCAGGACCCGCCTCTTCGGCGCCACCGGAACGGTGTTGATGGCGATCGGCGCACTGGGTGCCGGCGCCCGCCCCGTGGTGCAGGATCCGACGTTCGGGGTGCGGCTGCTCAACCTGCCGTCGCGCATCCAGACGGTGTCGCTGACGATGACCACCACCGGCGCGGTGATGATGGCGCTGGCATGGCTGATGCTGGGTCGGTTCACCCTGGGGCGCCGGCGGATGTCGCGAGGACAGCTCGACCGCACCCTCGTGCTGTGGATGCTGCCGCTGCTGGTCGCCCCCCCGATGTACAGCAAGGACATCTACTCCTACCTGGCGCAGAGTCAGATCGCCCGCAACGGCGAAGACCCCTACAGCGTCGGACCCGCGCCGGGGCTGGGCCTGGATCACGTCTTCACCCTCTCGGTGCCCAGCCTGTGGCGCGACACCCCGGCGCCCTACGGGCCACTGTTCCTGTGGATCGGCGAGGGCATCTCCGCGCTGACGGGCGAGAACATCGTGTGGGCGGTGCTCTGCCACCGGCTGGTGGTGCTCGTCGGCGTCGGGCTCATCGTCTGGGCCACCCCGCGGCTGGCCCGACGCTGCGGCGTCGCCGAAGTCTCGGCGCTGTGGCTGGGAGCCACCAACCCGCTGCTGTTCATGCACCTGGCCGCCGGTATCCACAATGAGGCGCTGATGCTGGGGTTGATGCTCGCGGGCACCGAGTGCGCGTTGCGGGGCGTCGAGGGTTCCCATCGGCTGATCCCCCGGCCGCTGCACTGGCCCCGCGGAGCCCCGGAGTGGGCGGCGTGGTCCCCGCTGGCCATGCTGATCACCGGGGCTGTGCTGATCACGATGTCCTCGCAGGTCAAGCTGCCGTCGCTGTTGGCGCTGGGCTTCGTGGCGATGGCATTGGCCTGCCGGTGGGGCGGCACCGTCAAGGCGTTCCTGCTCGCCAGCTGCAGCCTCGGCGCGGTCTCGCTCGCGGTGATGGCCGTCATCGGCTGGGCCAGCGGGCTCGGTTTCGGCTGGCTGTTCACCCTCGGCACGGCCAACGTGGTGCGGAGCTGGATGTCGCCCCCGACGCTGCTGGCGTTGGGCACCGGGCAGGTCGGCATCCTGCTCGGCCTCGGTGACCACACCACCGCCGTACTGGGATTGACCCGTGGCATCGGTGTGCTGATCATCGCCGTGCTGGTGTCCTGGCTGCTGCTGTCGGTGTTGCGAGGCCGGCTGCACCCGGTCGGCGGTCTCGGGGTTGCCCTGGGTGCCACCGTGCTGCTGTTCCCGGTGGTGCAGCCCTGGTACCTGCTGTGGGCGATCATCCCGCTGGCGGCGTGGGCCACCCGGCCCGGCTTCCGCTCCGCAGCCATCGCGGTCACCCTGATCGTCGGCATCTTCGGCCCCACCGCCAACGGGGACCGGTTTGCGCTGTTCCAGATCATCGACGCGACGTTGGCCAGCACCGTTATCGTGCTGATCCTGATCGCCCTCACCTACCGGCGGCTGCCGTGGCGGCCACTGCCACCGGCGGACAGCGACCCGCCCGCGGCGACCGGCGCCGACCCCACCCCGGCGCCCCGTGACGTCCCGACACCACCGGCACCACCTCGCGTCATACCGGACGCCTACGCTGAGTCCCCGTGA
- a CDS encoding COX15/CtaA family protein: MLFQRLVDRLPDVSLRVQRIIGALVILSQGGIAVTGAIVRVTASGLGCPTWPQCFPGSFTPTPHPEVPGVHQAVEFGNRMLTFAVVLTAIAAVLAVTRAHRRREVKIYAWLMPASTVVQAVIGGITVLTGLLWWTVAIHLLASMLMVWLSVLLFVKIGEPDTGVPRYTVPRPLRLLTVLTALTLSAVLVTGTLVTGAGPHAGDKSIERPVARLQVEITTLVHAHSSLLVAYLALVVALGFGLWAVHAQRAVLVRLYVLVGLVIAQGLVGTVQFFTGVPAALVAVHVAGAGACTAATAALWAAMRERAEPEPSQG; encoded by the coding sequence GTGCTATTCCAGCGCCTGGTCGACCGGCTGCCCGACGTCAGCCTGCGCGTGCAACGGATCATCGGCGCGCTCGTCATCCTCAGCCAAGGCGGTATCGCTGTCACCGGCGCCATCGTCCGGGTGACCGCCTCCGGGCTCGGTTGCCCCACCTGGCCGCAGTGCTTCCCCGGCAGCTTCACCCCCACGCCACATCCCGAAGTGCCGGGCGTCCACCAGGCGGTCGAGTTCGGCAACCGGATGCTCACCTTCGCGGTGGTCCTCACCGCGATCGCGGCGGTCCTGGCCGTGACACGCGCCCACCGCCGCCGTGAGGTGAAGATCTACGCCTGGCTGATGCCGGCATCCACGGTGGTGCAAGCAGTGATCGGCGGGATCACCGTCCTCACCGGGCTGCTGTGGTGGACCGTGGCCATCCACCTGTTGGCGTCGATGCTGATGGTCTGGCTGTCGGTGCTGCTGTTCGTCAAGATCGGCGAACCCGACACCGGAGTCCCGCGCTACACCGTGCCCCGGCCGCTACGGCTGCTGACCGTGCTGACCGCGCTCACCCTGTCCGCCGTCCTGGTCACGGGCACGCTGGTCACCGGCGCCGGACCGCATGCCGGCGACAAGAGCATCGAGCGGCCGGTCGCGCGGCTGCAGGTCGAGATCACCACGCTGGTGCACGCGCATTCCTCACTGCTGGTCGCCTACCTGGCACTGGTCGTCGCCCTGGGGTTCGGCCTGTGGGCGGTGCACGCCCAGCGCGCGGTGCTGGTCCGGCTTTACGTGCTGGTGGGGCTGGTCATCGCCCAGGGACTGGTGGGTACCGTGCAGTTCTTCACCGGTGTTCCTGCGGCCCTGGTCGCGGTACACGTGGCCGGCGCCGGTGCCTGCACCGCCGCGACAGCCGCGTTATGGGCTGCGATGCGCGAACGGGCCGAGCCCGAGCCGTCCCAGGGCTGA
- a CDS encoding DUF429 domain-containing protein, producing the protein MSTVLGVDGCKGGWVGVELRHGRFAAAHVGPRLSELVAAVPGCEAIGVDIPLGLMAEVERASDRLAKRMLAGRSSSLFVMAPRPVFDAPDHATASALATALTGKGISIQAWGLRAKLAEAQMLYAQSSLPLFEVHPELTFRQMGLLTSDGKKKSWRGQRARLRVLAANGIEIPEDLGPVEAVPADDVLDAAAAAWSAHRIAAGVAFCLPDPPQVNEQGQQLAIWC; encoded by the coding sequence GTGAGCACGGTGCTCGGCGTCGACGGCTGCAAAGGCGGCTGGGTGGGCGTCGAGTTGCGGCACGGCCGGTTCGCCGCCGCCCACGTCGGACCACGCCTGAGCGAGCTGGTCGCGGCGGTTCCGGGTTGTGAGGCGATCGGCGTGGACATCCCGCTGGGCCTGATGGCCGAGGTGGAACGGGCCTCGGATCGCCTCGCCAAACGGATGCTGGCCGGAAGATCCTCCAGCTTGTTCGTGATGGCGCCCCGGCCGGTGTTCGACGCGCCGGACCATGCCACTGCCAGCGCGCTGGCGACGGCATTGACGGGTAAGGGCATCAGCATCCAGGCGTGGGGGTTGCGAGCCAAGCTGGCCGAAGCCCAGATGCTCTACGCGCAGTCGTCGTTGCCGCTGTTCGAGGTGCACCCCGAGTTGACGTTTCGCCAGATGGGCCTGCTCACTTCCGACGGCAAGAAGAAGAGCTGGCGCGGACAGCGGGCCCGGCTGCGGGTGCTGGCGGCCAACGGCATCGAGATCCCCGAGGACCTCGGCCCCGTCGAGGCGGTCCCGGCCGACGATGTGCTCGACGCGGCGGCCGCGGCATGGAGCGCCCACCGGATCGCCGCGGGTGTCGCGTTCTGCCTTCCGGACCCGCCGCAGGTCAACGAGCAGGGACAGCAGCTGGCGATTTGGTGCTGA
- a CDS encoding ABC transporter ATP-binding protein, with protein MSSTAPLPLRLRGVTKRYGAITAVSELNLDVQPAEILALLGPNGAGKTTTVEMCEGFLRPDSGTIEVLGMDPFVDNARLRARIGVMLQGGGGYPAARAGEMLDLVAAYAANPLDPRWLLDTLGLNEVARTTYRRLSGGQQQRLALACALVGRPELVFLDEPTAGMDAHARLVVWELIDGLRRDGVTVVLTTHQLKEAEELADRLVIIDHGVAVAEGTPTELMRSGAEDQLRFTAPRKLDLALLISALPENYRAAEITPGEYLVEGHIDPQVLATVTAWCARLNVLATDMRVEQRSLEDVFLDLTGRELR; from the coding sequence GTGAGCTCGACTGCGCCTCTCCCCCTTCGGCTACGAGGGGTCACCAAACGCTACGGCGCGATCACTGCTGTGTCCGAACTGAACCTCGACGTGCAGCCGGCCGAGATACTGGCCCTGCTGGGTCCCAACGGCGCCGGCAAAACCACCACGGTGGAGATGTGCGAGGGCTTCCTGCGCCCCGACAGCGGCACCATCGAAGTGCTCGGCATGGACCCGTTCGTCGACAACGCCCGACTCCGCGCGCGCATCGGGGTGATGCTGCAGGGCGGCGGCGGATATCCCGCGGCGCGCGCCGGGGAGATGCTCGACCTGGTGGCGGCCTATGCGGCCAACCCGCTGGACCCGCGCTGGTTGCTCGACACGCTGGGCTTGAATGAGGTTGCCCGCACCACCTACCGCAGGCTCTCCGGCGGCCAGCAGCAGCGACTCGCCCTGGCCTGCGCGCTCGTCGGCCGCCCCGAACTGGTGTTTCTCGACGAGCCCACGGCCGGGATGGACGCCCACGCCCGTCTGGTGGTGTGGGAGCTGATCGACGGGCTGCGTCGTGACGGGGTGACGGTGGTGCTGACCACCCATCAGCTCAAGGAAGCCGAAGAGCTCGCCGACCGGCTGGTGATCATCGACCACGGGGTGGCCGTCGCCGAAGGCACCCCCACTGAACTCATGCGCAGCGGCGCCGAGGACCAACTGCGGTTCACCGCGCCCCGCAAGCTGGACCTGGCGTTGCTGATCAGCGCCCTGCCCGAGAACTACCGCGCCGCCGAGATCACCCCGGGTGAGTACCTGGTCGAAGGGCACATCGATCCGCAGGTGCTGGCGACGGTGACGGCCTGGTGCGCGCGGCTCAACGTGCTGGCCACCGATATGCGCGTCGAGCAACGCAGCCTCGAGGACGTGTTCCTCGATCTGACCGGACGGGAGTTGCGATGA
- a CDS encoding helix-turn-helix transcriptional regulator has product MPATGDGQTRKAIIRLLLESGSITAGAIGDQLGLSAAGVRRHLDALIDAGDAEANAAASWQQEGRGRPAKRYRLTAAGRAKLEHAYDDLASAAMRQLRELGGDQAVRTFARRRIDAILAGVPRATDVGAPQVQTAAEGIAGALTKAGYVTTTARVGGPANGVQICQHHCPVSHVAEEFPELCEAEAQAMSEVLGTHVQRLATIVNGDCACTTHVPLSSTGS; this is encoded by the coding sequence ATGCCGGCCACTGGGGACGGTCAAACCAGAAAAGCGATCATCCGCTTGTTGCTGGAGTCGGGTTCGATCACTGCCGGCGCTATCGGTGACCAGCTCGGTCTGTCCGCAGCCGGGGTGCGCCGTCACCTCGACGCGCTGATCGACGCCGGCGACGCCGAGGCCAACGCCGCCGCCTCCTGGCAACAGGAAGGCCGTGGCCGACCCGCAAAACGGTACCGCCTCACTGCGGCGGGCCGGGCCAAGCTCGAGCATGCCTACGACGACCTGGCCTCGGCCGCGATGCGTCAGCTGCGGGAGCTCGGCGGCGACCAGGCCGTACGCACGTTCGCGCGCCGCCGGATCGATGCCATCCTGGCCGGGGTGCCGCGCGCCACCGACGTCGGTGCGCCGCAGGTGCAGACCGCCGCCGAGGGTATCGCCGGAGCGCTCACCAAGGCCGGTTACGTGACCACGACCGCCCGGGTCGGTGGACCGGCCAACGGAGTCCAGATCTGTCAGCACCACTGCCCGGTGTCGCATGTCGCGGAGGAATTTCCCGAGTTGTGCGAAGCCGAGGCGCAGGCCATGTCCGAAGTACTCGGGACCCATGTGCAACGGCTGGCGACGATCGTCAACGGGGACTGTGCCTGCACCACCCACGTTCCGCTCAGCAGCACCGGTTCCTGA
- a CDS encoding ABC transporter permease, which translates to MSKELFPAGTFTPDPRPNTVPKMLAAQFRLELKLLLRNGEQLLLTMFIPITLLVGLTLLPLGSFGENRAATFVPAIMALAVISTAFTGQAIAVAFDRRYGALKRLGATALPVWGIIAGKALAVVSVVFLQALLLGAIGVALGWRPSPVGLLLGAVVIALGTAGFVALGLLLGGTLRAEIVLALANLLWFIFAGLGALTLESDAVPSALQWVARLTPSGALTEALTQAMTMSVDWFGLAVLAVWGALAAVCALRWFRFT; encoded by the coding sequence ATGAGTAAAGAGCTGTTCCCCGCGGGGACGTTCACCCCGGATCCCCGGCCCAACACCGTACCCAAGATGCTCGCCGCGCAGTTCCGCCTGGAACTGAAACTGTTGTTGCGCAACGGCGAACAGCTGCTGCTGACGATGTTCATCCCGATCACGCTGCTGGTCGGCCTGACATTGCTGCCGCTGGGGTCGTTCGGCGAGAACCGGGCGGCGACGTTCGTGCCGGCCATCATGGCGCTGGCGGTCATCTCCACCGCGTTCACCGGTCAGGCGATCGCCGTCGCCTTCGACCGGCGTTACGGCGCGCTGAAACGACTGGGCGCCACGGCTCTACCGGTCTGGGGCATCATCGCCGGCAAGGCGCTGGCGGTGGTATCCGTGGTGTTCCTGCAAGCGCTGTTGCTCGGCGCTATCGGGGTCGCATTGGGTTGGCGGCCCTCACCGGTGGGGCTCCTGCTCGGCGCGGTCGTCATCGCGCTGGGCACCGCGGGCTTCGTCGCGCTGGGCCTGCTGCTCGGCGGCACCCTGCGCGCCGAGATCGTCCTGGCGCTGGCCAACTTGTTGTGGTTCATCTTCGCCGGCCTCGGCGCGCTGACGCTGGAGAGCGACGCGGTGCCCTCAGCGCTGCAGTGGGTCGCGCGGCTCACCCCGTCGGGAGCCCTGACCGAGGCGCTGACACAGGCGATGACCATGTCGGTGGACTGGTTCGGTCTCGCGGTGCTGGCGGTGTGGGGTGCGCTGGCCGCGGTGTGTGCATTGCGGTGGTTCCGCTTCACGTGA
- a CDS encoding ATP-grasp domain-containing protein, with product MKLARPDVFHPRIVLAGCPKLISGDGDDDGLVSALRTRGLGARWLSWDDPQALDSDLVILRATWDYTERLDEFLQWTTRVPHLINGPDVVRWNTDKAYLRDLAAAGVPVVESAFFAPGQSVDLPAGQVVVKPAVGAGSVGAHRFTDHRAALDHAARLQDAGMTALIQPYDPRVEQGETALVFLGGRQSHAFTKGPMLPSPGSTAVLDESGTYAEEVLAPARPDDRAWQVGHAALEAAATHLGCVPRDFLYARVDLLGAHTEPSLLELELVEPSLGWRQLGPVERAGAQRQFAVCVESALGRLGLGPFAHRSP from the coding sequence ATGAAGCTGGCACGCCCTGATGTCTTTCATCCCCGGATCGTGCTGGCCGGATGTCCGAAGCTGATTTCCGGTGACGGCGACGACGACGGGCTGGTGAGCGCCCTGCGTACCCGCGGGCTCGGCGCCAGGTGGTTGTCCTGGGATGACCCGCAAGCACTGGACAGTGACCTGGTGATCCTGCGGGCCACCTGGGATTACACCGAGCGCCTCGATGAATTCCTGCAGTGGACGACGCGGGTGCCCCACCTGATCAACGGCCCTGACGTGGTGCGGTGGAATACCGACAAGGCCTACCTGCGCGACCTTGCCGCCGCGGGCGTGCCGGTGGTCGAGAGTGCGTTCTTCGCGCCGGGACAGAGTGTGGATCTGCCCGCGGGGCAGGTCGTGGTCAAGCCGGCCGTAGGTGCGGGTTCGGTTGGCGCGCACCGGTTCACCGATCACCGTGCGGCACTCGATCATGCGGCCCGCTTGCAGGACGCCGGAATGACGGCCCTGATCCAGCCGTACGATCCGCGGGTGGAGCAGGGGGAGACCGCACTGGTGTTCCTGGGCGGACGGCAGTCTCATGCGTTCACCAAGGGCCCGATGCTGCCGTCCCCGGGCAGCACCGCGGTCCTCGACGAGTCCGGCACCTATGCCGAGGAGGTGTTGGCGCCCGCCCGACCGGACGACCGGGCCTGGCAGGTCGGACACGCCGCGCTCGAAGCCGCAGCCACGCATCTGGGGTGTGTGCCGCGGGATTTCCTGTACGCGCGGGTGGATCTGCTCGGCGCGCACACCGAGCCGTCGCTGCTGGAACTGGAGCTGGTGGAGCCGTCGCTGGGCTGGCGGCAGCTCGGACCGGTCGAGCGTGCCGGCGCGCAGCGTCAGTTTGCGGTGTGTGTGGAGTCAGCCCTGGGACGGCTCGGGCTCGGCCCGTTCGCGCATCGCAGCCCATAA